The following proteins come from a genomic window of Acanthopagrus latus isolate v.2019 chromosome 5, fAcaLat1.1, whole genome shotgun sequence:
- the htra4 gene encoding serine protease HTRA1 isoform X1, with amino-acid sequence MKFVVYFTLLTSAVHAGVLRKKQGCPQVCDASQCPVPAQACYYEQLKDRCGCCVVCAAGEGEACGRVPCGDGLRCDSVRKAHGGLHNTCVCASSGPVCGSDGRTYPSICRLRAENRRAELGEIPPVIFIQRGWCDSGTQHPGSLRFKYNFIADVVDKIVPAVVHLELFQRLLFSNEELSVSSGSGFIVSEDGWIITNAHVLTNKQRIKVELKSGSQYDATVMDVDQKMDVALIKIEPDIPLPVLRLGQSSDLRPGEFVVAVGSPFSLQNTVTTGIISTVQRNGLELGFENSDMDYIQTDAIINYGNSGGPLVNLDGDVIGINTLKVAAGISFAIPADRIRQFLADSYNRKANGIKATKKKYIGVRMLQLTPFLIQDLKERMAEFPDVNSGVYVYEVIPGTAASSAGMIEHDIIVAINRQSIHTVQEVGEAVQSGIPLSVVVKRKDKDVSLTIIPEESDKYH; translated from the exons ATGAAATTTGTAGTTTACTTCACTCTCCTCACCTCCGCAGTTCATGCAGGTGTGCTGCGCAAAAAACAAGGTTGCCCTCAGGTCTGCGATGCCTCTCAGTGCCCCGTCCCAGCGCAGGCCTGCTACTACGAGCAGCTGAAGGACAGATGCGGCTGCTGCGTCGTGTGCGCGGCCGGGGAGGGTGAGGCCTGTGGCCGGGTCCCCTGCGGTGATGGGCTGCGGTGCGACTCTGTGCGGAAGGCGCACGGTGGGCTCCACAACACCTGTGTCTGCGCCTCCTCTGGCCCGGTGTGCGGCAGCGACGGCAGGACTTACCCCAGCATCTGCCGCCTGAGAGCCGAGAACAGGAGAGCCGAGCTGGGTGAGATCCCCCCGGTCATCTTCATCCAGAGGGGCTGGTGTGATTCAG GAACACAGCATCCAGGAAGTTTGCGCTTCAAGTACAACTTCATTGCAGACGTGGTGGATAAAATTGTCCCAGCTGTCGTTCATTTGGAACTTTTCCAAAG GCTGCTATTTTCCAATGAGGAGCTCTCTGTGTCGAGTGGCTCTGGGTTTATAGTGTCAGAGGATGGCTGGATCATCACCAACGCTCACGTGCTCACCAACAAACAGCGGATAAAAGTGGAGCTGAAAAGTGGTTCGCAGTACGATGCTACAGTCATGGACGTGGATCAGAAAATGGATGTGGCGCTCATCAAAATCGAACCAGAT ATTCCCCTGCCTGTTCTTCGTCTCGGCCAGTCATCAGACTTGCGCCCTGGTGAGTTTGTGGTGGCAGTGGGAAGTCCTTTCTCCCTGCAGAACACTGTCACCACCGGGATTATCAGCACAGTCCAGCGCAATGGCCTGGAGTTGGGCTTCGAAAACTCCGACATGGACTACATCCAAACTGACGCCATCATTAAT TACGGCAACTCTGGTGGACCACTTGTCAACTTG GATGGCGATGTAATAGGCATAAATACTCTGAAAGTGGCAGCTGGAATCTCTTTTGCTATCCCTGCAGACAGAATACGGCAGTTCCTGGCTGATTCCTACAACAGAAAAGCTAACG gaataaaagcaacaaaaaagaaatacataggTGTACGGATGCTGCAGCTCACACCATT TTTGATCCAAGATCTCAAGGAGCGTATGGCTGAATTTCCAGATGTGAATTCAGGGGTTTACGTTTATGAGGTAATACCTGGAACAGCTGCATCCAG TGCGGGCATGATTGAGCATGACATCATCGTCGCCATCAACAGACAGTCCATCCACACCGTGCAGGAAGTTGGCGAAGCAGTCCAGAGTGGTATCCCACTGTCAGTGGTGGTGAAACGAAAGGATAAGGATGTATCGCTAACTATCATTCCTGAAGAAAGTGACAAATATCACTGA
- the htra4 gene encoding serine protease HTRA1 isoform X2, with protein MKFVVYFTLLTSAVHAGVLRKKQGCPQVCDASQCPVPAQACYYEQLKDRCGCCVVCAAGEGEACGRVPCGDGLRCDSVRKAHGGLHNTCVCASSGPVCGSDGRTYPSICRLRAENRRAELGEIPPVIFIQRGWCDSGTQHPGSLRFKYNFIADVVDKIVPAVVHLELFQRLLFSNEELSVSSGSGFIVSEDGWIITNAHVLTNKQRIKVELKSGSQYDATVMDVDQKMDVALIKIEPDLQQFIRSRSSWSSASPVRVPNPHGELPLGCPATVPPSLSVSPNETRDTAAAGCFFFLFPCLFFVSASHQTCALVSLWWQWEVLSPCRTLSPPGLSAQSSAMAWSWASKTPTWTTSKLTPSLITATLVDHLSTWMAM; from the exons ATGAAATTTGTAGTTTACTTCACTCTCCTCACCTCCGCAGTTCATGCAGGTGTGCTGCGCAAAAAACAAGGTTGCCCTCAGGTCTGCGATGCCTCTCAGTGCCCCGTCCCAGCGCAGGCCTGCTACTACGAGCAGCTGAAGGACAGATGCGGCTGCTGCGTCGTGTGCGCGGCCGGGGAGGGTGAGGCCTGTGGCCGGGTCCCCTGCGGTGATGGGCTGCGGTGCGACTCTGTGCGGAAGGCGCACGGTGGGCTCCACAACACCTGTGTCTGCGCCTCCTCTGGCCCGGTGTGCGGCAGCGACGGCAGGACTTACCCCAGCATCTGCCGCCTGAGAGCCGAGAACAGGAGAGCCGAGCTGGGTGAGATCCCCCCGGTCATCTTCATCCAGAGGGGCTGGTGTGATTCAG GAACACAGCATCCAGGAAGTTTGCGCTTCAAGTACAACTTCATTGCAGACGTGGTGGATAAAATTGTCCCAGCTGTCGTTCATTTGGAACTTTTCCAAAG GCTGCTATTTTCCAATGAGGAGCTCTCTGTGTCGAGTGGCTCTGGGTTTATAGTGTCAGAGGATGGCTGGATCATCACCAACGCTCACGTGCTCACCAACAAACAGCGGATAAAAGTGGAGCTGAAAAGTGGTTCGCAGTACGATGCTACAGTCATGGACGTGGATCAGAAAATGGATGTGGCGCTCATCAAAATCGAACCAGAT TTGCAGCAATTCATCAGGTCCCGGTCATCTTGGTCTTCTGCTTCTCCTGTCAGGGTTCCTAATCCACATGGCGAGCTACCGCTGGGGTGCCCTGCCACTGTGCCACCCAGCCTGTCTGTTTCACCTAATGAGACCAGAGACACTGCCGctgctggctgtttttttttttt ATTCCCCTGCCTGTTCTTCGTCTCGGCCAGTCATCAGACTTGCGCCCTGGTGAGTTTGTGGTGGCAGTGGGAAGTCCTTTCTCCCTGCAGAACACTGTCACCACCGGGATTATCAGCACAGTCCAGCGCAATGGCCTGGAGTTGGGCTTCGAAAACTCCGACATGGACTACATCCAAACTGACGCCATCATTAAT TACGGCAACTCTGGTGGACCACTTGTCAACTTG GATGGCGATGTAA